The following proteins are co-located in the Trichormus variabilis 0441 genome:
- a CDS encoding glycine-rich domain-containing protein, whose protein sequence is MVNSEGLASTGVQAMNTEQIELYERIQAFSLDKPDAPLSFSKRLARDNGWSLQYARQTIEEYKKFAFLAVAAGHPVTPSDQVDQVWHLHLTYTRSYWEEFCSQVLQTPLYHDPTLGGEAENQKFDDWYSKTLESYERFFEVKPPLEIWSTPKDRFGRDLYFVRVNTQQNWVLPKLQVQKAATTSTAILFTLILSGCYIGNFENNIDPFTGAILAVICVTAAFGVIRFLVGIVDLMKNPSPPRIRGGWGGSGCGSAGCGGWGSGWGWGDSSGHSSGESDGNDGGSDCGGGGCGGCGGGGCGGE, encoded by the coding sequence ATGGTGAACTCTGAAGGGTTAGCTAGCACGGGTGTTCAAGCAATGAATACTGAGCAAATAGAGTTGTATGAGCGAATTCAAGCATTTTCGTTAGACAAACCAGATGCTCCGTTATCATTTAGCAAACGACTGGCAAGAGATAATGGCTGGTCATTGCAGTACGCTCGGCAAACCATTGAGGAGTACAAGAAGTTCGCTTTTTTGGCTGTAGCAGCAGGGCATCCAGTTACCCCTTCAGACCAAGTAGACCAAGTTTGGCATCTGCATTTGACTTATACGCGATCGTATTGGGAAGAGTTCTGCTCACAGGTTTTGCAAACACCCTTGTATCATGATCCAACTCTTGGCGGAGAGGCTGAAAATCAAAAATTTGATGATTGGTATAGCAAGACTTTGGAGAGCTACGAACGATTTTTTGAAGTAAAACCTCCATTAGAGATTTGGTCTACACCAAAGGATCGTTTTGGACGCGATTTATATTTTGTGCGAGTCAACACTCAACAAAATTGGGTATTGCCAAAGCTGCAAGTTCAAAAAGCAGCAACAACAAGTACCGCTATTCTTTTCACTTTGATATTAAGCGGTTGTTATATAGGCAATTTTGAAAACAATATCGATCCATTTACAGGGGCTATACTCGCCGTTATTTGTGTTACGGCAGCATTTGGCGTTATACGATTTCTTGTAGGGATAGTAGATTTGATGAAAAATCCTTCACCCCCTCGTATCAGAGGAGGTTGGGGCGGCAGTGGTTGTGGATCTGCTGGCTGCGGGGGTTGGGGTAGTGGATGGGGATGGGGCGATTCTAGTGGTCATAGTTCTGGTGAGTCTGATGGCAATGATGGCGGCAGTGATTGCGGAGGGGGAGGTTGCGGAGGCTGTGGAGGTGGAGGCTGTGGAGGTGAATAG
- a CDS encoding type II toxin-antitoxin system VapB family antitoxin — protein sequence MQITLNLDESLLNEAFQLTNLTTQEELMNLALQEFVRSRRKKNLLDLAGQIQFAPDFDYKALRETRYVAG from the coding sequence ATGCAAATTACCCTTAACCTTGATGAATCGCTTCTCAACGAAGCTTTTCAACTGACTAACCTCACCACCCAAGAAGAATTGATGAATCTTGCTCTACAAGAATTCGTGAGATCGCGCCGTAAGAAAAACCTTCTCGACCTTGCAGGACAGATTCAATTTGCCCCGGATTTTGATTATAAAGCCCTACGTGAAACTCGTTATGTTGCTGGTTGA
- a CDS encoding polysaccharide pyruvyl transferase family protein has product MKLYYCKYPEGRQNFGDALNPWLWEKLIPGILDDDPNCAFVGIGTLINDALPRRTPQAKLRVIFSTGAGYEKATPVIDESYHIYCVRGPISAEKLGLSSDLAVTDGALLLRKLIDHSSIPKKYKFSYMPHYNFAGDGWQRVCDQLGFGYISPAWEIEDILTRIRQTEVLICEAMHGAIVADTLRVPWIPVSTHPSILPLKWQDWCASMKLEYESYSLSHFYQPRSSTGGWAKNKTTNKLDNLLTPARKLQDWLRQQKTAKELSSLVKIAKPHLSSDARIEEMLSRLEGCLEQFKLDFAQGKFKI; this is encoded by the coding sequence ATGAAACTTTACTATTGCAAGTATCCAGAAGGTAGGCAAAATTTTGGAGATGCGCTGAATCCTTGGTTGTGGGAGAAGCTAATTCCTGGAATCTTAGATGATGATCCCAATTGCGCTTTTGTGGGAATTGGCACTCTCATTAACGACGCACTCCCACGCCGTACCCCTCAGGCCAAATTGCGAGTGATTTTTAGCACAGGCGCAGGTTATGAAAAAGCTACCCCTGTAATTGATGAATCTTACCATATCTACTGTGTACGGGGGCCAATCTCAGCAGAAAAACTGGGTTTGAGTAGCGATTTAGCGGTTACAGATGGCGCACTCTTGCTACGTAAATTAATAGATCACAGTTCCATCCCCAAAAAATATAAATTCTCCTATATGCCTCACTATAATTTTGCGGGAGATGGTTGGCAGAGAGTTTGTGATCAATTGGGTTTTGGCTACATCAGTCCAGCTTGGGAAATTGAAGATATTTTGACACGCATTCGTCAAACAGAAGTTCTGATTTGTGAAGCCATGCACGGAGCGATTGTTGCAGATACCCTACGAGTACCGTGGATTCCGGTAAGCACCCATCCTTCGATTCTGCCCCTGAAGTGGCAAGATTGGTGTGCTTCGATGAAACTTGAGTATGAGTCTTACTCCCTGAGTCACTTTTATCAACCCCGTTCTTCCACAGGTGGATGGGCTAAGAACAAGACTACTAATAAGTTAGATAATCTCCTAACTCCAGCTCGAAAGTTGCAGGACTGGCTACGACAGCAAAAAACCGCAAAGGAACTGTCTAGTTTAGTCAAAATAGCCAAACCTCACCTGAGCAGCGATGCTCGGATTGAAGAAATGTTATCCCGATTAGAAGGCTGTTTGGAGCAGTTTAAACTTGATTTTGCTCAAGGTAAGTTCAAGATTTAA
- a CDS encoding CCA tRNA nucleotidyltransferase, which yields MSGFIPSTLAPENWPFSLEWLPQPAYMVGGAVRDAMLGRSREYLDLDFVIPSDAVKVARTIAHRYQAGFVLLDPVRRIARVVFPQATADFAQQEGDSLETDLHRRDFTVNAIAYNPHTQEIIDPLNGCADLQAGVLRMIAKANLKDDPLRLLRAYRQAAQLGFTIEPATQAAIRDLASQLCQVAAERVRVEIGYLLASPQGHTWMAIAENDGLLKQFFPNTTPESFRKLAVVDEVADLLTKHWPQLGAELQGYVRETVKTTWLGIAKLACLVHPDPRVAEIELQKLTYSRAEIRAVTTALKLFPQLKTANTQREQYFVFQEAGMVFAAIAVLALVQDTLVEAMSGDNRLSAYSPLITRYLNPDDLVAHPTQLVSGKNLMIALDIPPSPLVGELLTEIAIARIEGKVTTTEAAIAFARQLLKG from the coding sequence ATGTCTGGATTTATTCCTTCTACCCTAGCGCCTGAAAATTGGCCTTTTAGCCTGGAATGGTTGCCACAACCTGCTTATATGGTTGGTGGTGCGGTGCGGGATGCGATGTTGGGTAGAAGTCGAGAATATCTGGATTTAGATTTCGTGATACCATCGGACGCTGTGAAAGTAGCTAGAACGATCGCTCATCGTTATCAAGCTGGTTTTGTTTTACTCGATCCGGTGCGGCGAATTGCGCGGGTGGTATTTCCCCAGGCTACAGCCGACTTTGCCCAACAGGAAGGGGATAGTTTAGAGACTGACCTCCATAGAAGGGATTTTACAGTGAATGCGATCGCCTACAATCCCCACACCCAAGAAATCATCGACCCCCTCAACGGCTGTGCTGATTTACAGGCGGGTGTGTTGCGGATGATAGCCAAAGCCAACCTCAAAGATGATCCTTTACGTCTATTACGAGCTTATCGCCAAGCTGCTCAACTAGGCTTTACTATTGAACCAGCCACCCAAGCCGCTATTCGTGATTTAGCATCACAACTGTGTCAAGTCGCCGCCGAACGAGTGCGAGTAGAAATTGGCTATTTACTTGCTAGTCCTCAAGGTCATACTTGGATGGCAATAGCTGAAAATGATGGTTTACTCAAGCAGTTCTTTCCAAATACCACACCTGAAAGCTTTCGTAAATTAGCGGTAGTTGATGAAGTCGCTGATTTACTGACAAAACATTGGCCGCAACTAGGTGCGGAACTGCAAGGATACGTCCGGGAAACAGTGAAGACTACTTGGCTAGGTATTGCCAAACTCGCTTGTCTAGTCCACCCAGATCCACGTGTTGCCGAAATCGAGCTGCAAAAACTCACCTACAGTCGCGCCGAGATTCGCGCTGTCACTACGGCTCTGAAACTATTTCCCCAGCTAAAAACAGCTAATACCCAGCGAGAACAGTACTTTGTGTTCCAAGAAGCAGGTATGGTATTTGCAGCGATCGCTGTTTTAGCTTTAGTACAAGATACTCTGGTAGAGGCGATGTCTGGCGACAATCGGCTATCCGCTTATTCTCCATTGATCACCCGCTACCTTAACCCTGATGATCTGGTCGCTCATCCCACTCAGCTAGTAAGTGGTAAAAATCTAATGATAGCACTCGATATTCCCCCCTCGCCACTGGTGGGAGAACTCCTAACAGAGATTGCGATCGCCAGAATTGAAGGTAAAGTCACAACAACAGAAGCTGCGATCGCCTTTGCTAGACAGCTACTTAAAGGTTAG
- a CDS encoding Ycf34 family protein, giving the protein MCICVNCHYVDRCVTYNAVETQHQQPHLTETPDFDPNEPSINVNIRTKDDVIEMEWDVVGCLSFKREMGKWSKLRPGELVPT; this is encoded by the coding sequence ATGTGTATTTGCGTAAACTGCCACTATGTAGACCGTTGTGTAACTTATAATGCCGTAGAAACACAACACCAACAACCACATTTAACTGAAACCCCAGATTTCGACCCCAATGAACCCTCCATCAACGTTAATATTCGCACCAAAGATGATGTGATTGAAATGGAATGGGATGTTGTTGGTTGTCTCAGCTTTAAGCGAGAAATGGGCAAGTGGTCGAAGTTGCGTCCGGGTGAATTAGTCCCGACTTGA
- the tsaB gene encoding tRNA (adenosine(37)-N6)-threonylcarbamoyltransferase complex dimerization subunit type 1 TsaB — MTTPIADPKSTKYGLSLHTTTPELGLAISNLAGETRSQVWNLGRDLSSYIHQYLVEFIAPQTWADLAFIAVAKGPGGYTGTRIGVVLARTLGQQLNIPVFGISTLAAVAWTEVGKNQQTKAIAVEMPAQRGQIFGAIYQPSPHGNELTTLLPDTVFTPEAWQETLANWQSDYQLVEAKVDLAATVTSILELANLEWQQGKRPNWSEALPYYGQHPVDV, encoded by the coding sequence TTGACTACGCCAATAGCAGACCCCAAATCCACAAAATACGGTTTATCCCTCCACACTACTACCCCAGAATTGGGACTAGCAATTAGTAATTTGGCTGGCGAAACTCGCTCCCAAGTGTGGAATTTAGGGCGAGATTTATCTAGTTATATACATCAATATTTAGTAGAATTTATCGCCCCCCAAACTTGGGCAGACTTGGCTTTTATTGCAGTTGCCAAAGGGCCTGGAGGTTATACGGGAACTCGTATTGGTGTTGTCCTGGCTCGCACTTTAGGGCAACAGTTAAATATTCCTGTGTTTGGGATTTCCACCTTAGCCGCAGTGGCTTGGACAGAAGTCGGTAAAAATCAACAAACAAAAGCTATTGCAGTGGAAATGCCGGCTCAAAGAGGTCAGATTTTTGGGGCGATTTATCAGCCTTCTCCGCATGGTAATGAATTAACAACTTTATTACCTGATACAGTATTTACACCAGAAGCATGGCAGGAGACTTTAGCTAACTGGCAAAGTGATTACCAGTTAGTAGAAGCCAAAGTCGATTTAGCAGCAACGGTGACAAGTATTTTGGAGCTTGCTAATTTAGAATGGCAACAAGGTAAGCGCCCTAACTGGTCGGAAGCTTTACCGTATTATGGACAACATCCTGTAGATGTATAA
- the surE gene encoding 5'/3'-nucleotidase SurE, with the protein MTIILTNDDGIDAPGIKALAQAVSGKNFIVAAPRDHQSGCGHQVTTTRPINLHRRSDSEYAIAGTPADCVRIAITQISRDVKFVLSGINAGGNLGVDAYISGTVAAVREAAMHGIAGVAISHYRKAKQNFDWELAAKWTAEVLEELLHRPLEPGYFWNVNLPHLQPGETQPKLVFCQPCTKPLPANYRIDGNDFYYVGEYGKRERTPGSDVDVCFTGNIAITQLRV; encoded by the coding sequence ATGACCATAATCTTAACTAACGATGACGGTATTGATGCGCCAGGCATTAAAGCCTTAGCTCAAGCCGTCAGTGGCAAAAACTTTATTGTTGCTGCACCAAGAGACCATCAATCAGGTTGTGGTCATCAAGTTACTACTACTCGCCCAATTAATCTCCACAGACGTTCTGATAGTGAATATGCGATCGCTGGTACTCCTGCCGATTGTGTCAGAATTGCAATCACACAAATTTCACGGGATGTCAAGTTTGTTTTGTCAGGTATCAACGCTGGTGGTAACTTGGGTGTTGATGCTTACATTTCTGGCACTGTTGCGGCTGTGCGAGAAGCTGCTATGCACGGTATTGCCGGAGTTGCTATTTCCCATTATCGTAAAGCCAAGCAAAATTTTGATTGGGAACTAGCTGCTAAATGGACGGCAGAAGTTTTAGAGGAATTACTGCACCGTCCTTTAGAACCGGGATACTTTTGGAATGTCAATTTACCCCATTTACAGCCAGGGGAAACCCAACCAAAGTTGGTGTTTTGTCAGCCTTGCACTAAACCTCTACCAGCCAACTATCGCATTGATGGCAACGATTTTTATTATGTGGGTGAATATGGCAAGCGTGAACGCACCCCAGGAAGTGATGTGGATGTTTGTTTTACCGGTAACATTGCAATTACACAATTAAGAGTGTGA
- a CDS encoding esterase/lipase family protein, whose amino-acid sequence MPDATPKNPVVMLHGYSDTGKSFQAWIKKFEENNYDVKIIHICKYVSLSNEINIEDIAEGLDQALAEKLGNNRTFDAIVHSTGMLVIRAWLAKYSSQGYYRLQHLIGLAPATFGSPIAHKGRSFLGALFKGNREWGPDFLEAGTRILDALELGSKFSWDLAHKDLLGETTFYGSGSDTPFVFTFCGTQQFFQSPLLNNFVGRITNRVGVPLDGTDGVVRWAGCELRTRKITIDFTKQQPEDKLSISPWKNSGIAHAVRVKDHNHGKIMGDPSLDLVESVFQALKFTSEQDINLWHQTALKRLSPNDSENAEWQQFIIRAIDDNDEPIPDYYIELATSQNNQWKRIEDFGVDVHVYAQDKSLRCFHVDITKTKNLQNLQIRIVASSNSEYVRYVGYASSAENSDSITDLELDISHILQQKDIKFFYPFTTTLVEIRLKRQTRKQLLQFMAFAESKF is encoded by the coding sequence ATGCCAGATGCAACTCCCAAAAATCCAGTTGTTATGCTCCACGGTTACTCTGATACGGGGAAATCTTTTCAAGCGTGGATAAAAAAGTTTGAAGAAAACAATTATGATGTCAAAATTATTCATATTTGTAAATATGTATCCCTATCTAATGAGATTAACATTGAGGATATTGCTGAAGGATTAGATCAAGCTTTAGCGGAGAAATTAGGTAATAACAGAACCTTCGATGCGATCGTTCACTCAACTGGAATGTTGGTGATTCGTGCTTGGTTGGCGAAATACTCTAGCCAAGGTTATTATCGACTCCAGCACTTGATTGGATTAGCACCAGCCACTTTTGGTTCTCCTATCGCCCACAAAGGCCGCAGTTTTTTAGGTGCGCTGTTTAAAGGAAACAGAGAGTGGGGGCCAGACTTTCTAGAAGCAGGAACTCGCATATTAGATGCGTTGGAATTAGGAAGTAAGTTTAGTTGGGATTTGGCACATAAAGATTTACTAGGCGAAACCACATTTTACGGTTCAGGTAGTGATACACCTTTTGTATTTACCTTCTGTGGAACACAACAGTTTTTTCAATCACCATTACTAAATAACTTTGTCGGAAGAATCACAAATAGAGTTGGTGTACCGCTTGATGGTACAGATGGTGTTGTCAGGTGGGCTGGATGTGAACTGAGAACACGTAAAATAACTATAGATTTTACTAAACAGCAACCTGAAGATAAATTATCTATTTCACCCTGGAAAAATAGTGGTATTGCTCATGCAGTCAGAGTTAAGGATCATAACCACGGCAAAATTATGGGTGATCCTAGTTTAGACTTGGTAGAGTCGGTATTTCAGGCATTAAAATTTACATCTGAACAAGATATTAATCTTTGGCATCAGACAGCCTTAAAGAGGCTATCACCAAATGATTCTGAGAATGCAGAATGGCAACAGTTTATTATTCGGGCGATAGATGATAATGATGAGCCAATTCCTGATTACTATATTGAATTGGCAACATCACAAAACAATCAGTGGAAACGAATTGAAGATTTTGGTGTAGATGTTCACGTCTATGCACAAGATAAAAGTCTACGCTGTTTTCATGTAGATATCACTAAGACTAAAAATTTGCAAAATTTGCAAATACGCATTGTTGCGTCATCAAATTCCGAGTATGTGCGTTATGTTGGGTATGCTTCTAGTGCAGAAAATTCTGATTCTATTACCGATTTAGAGCTAGATATTTCTCATATTTTGCAGCAGAAAGATATCAAATTTTTCTATCCATTCACCACAACTCTAGTGGAAATAAGACTTAAGCGGCAAACA